In Amphiura filiformis unplaced genomic scaffold, Afil_fr2py scaffold_145, whole genome shotgun sequence, a single genomic region encodes these proteins:
- the LOC140145133 gene encoding hyalin-like isoform X1, translating into MDSSENITVLISGTPEKVFVFPADSLGVGEYLIQHEVLPLLTFRLINWTVSSFYVNVTIKSTESSNGDVWEDSTEVEVKSCTMPQVDTRPPVINDCPQPVTFTVPSNSPSRIVSWTEPSAVDDSGVSMLVTQSHFPGQTFFIGTAQVEYIFSDASGNTATCSFSIVIVDETVVTPPVDTSSPIINRCPESVTYNVTSNSPFQTVFWVEPSAVDDSGVTMLISQSRFPGAVFFVGITQIEYIFSDQAGNTASCIFSVNIVEEVVVTPPVDTTPPVVTGCPDTVSYSVSSDSPVRTVSWIEPNSVDDSGVSMLVAQSHFPGYVFAVGITQVAYLFSDPSGNTATCSFFVIIDEEADVVPPVVLYCPGPIRRTLAEGSTSLSVNWIEPSATDNSGIAPTIYMTHSSGGDFTIGSTQVVYTFTDQAGNSATCRFTVEIARISGGDNTPPEILNCPSGYSIVVPPGINQIHMWWVEPTASDPSGPVIIRQTHRPLDIFRTGITTVVYTFTDSFGNMATCSFDINILGDSPDDVPPVITGCPDDIRITTLPGDNTVTVRWNEPTSRDDSGVVPSLGRSHAPGSSFSIGSTTVTYTFTDGAGNRATCLFDVIVTDGLQVDTTPPVILFCPDDITHLIPLGTQGTTASWSEPQVIDDSGMAPTVRASYQSGDFFEVGTTRVVYTFTDAFQNVNECVFTVNIIESPCMPNPCEFGGVCATGASTAQSSFTCTCPSGLTGDTCNSCDSNPCLNGGICTASNSGYTCTCANGFSGVQCQNDACDPSPCVNSGTCLRVFGTPGYQCMCIGGFTGSRCEQVVSGCSSSPCMNEGTCYTGDRGSYICQCTQGFTGSHCETAIDITPDHPCSDMPCSDTSICLFDDTRHACLPNVLFENYCPCLNDGTCMEDTEGLGIYCSCPNGYHGIICEQVVSGCSSSPCMNEGTCYNGDGGTYFCLCTEGFTGSYCETTTNISPDIEGCPQNITVDLGLGPNRRVSWQEPVGIDSQGRTIIATRTNTSGSTFPIGETIVEYVFTDDSGNTANCIFLITVADTTSPEVNNCPANLVQTLTSGSSTVQVIWTPPTSRDNSNLPVDITQSHDSGSSFAVGVTTVTYTFTDVADNEAVCEFNVTVTESQDITPDHPCSDMPCSDTSICLFDDTRHACLPNVLFANHCPCLNEGTCMEDTEGLGIYCSCPGGYYGIICEQDGGVDSTP; encoded by the exons ATGGACAGTTCCGAGAACATAACTGTACTGATATCAGGTACGCCGGAGAAAGTATTTGTATTTCCAGCTGATTCTCTTGGCGTCGGAGAGTATTTGATACAACACGAGGTTTTGCCTTTGCTTACATTCCGGCTAATAAATTGGACTGTGTCGTCATTTTATGTCAATGTTACAATCAAAAGTACAGAATCTTCTAATGGAGATGTTTGGGAAGATTCAACGGAAGTTGAAGTTAAAAGCTGCACGATGCCGCAAG TTGATACGAGGCCACCAGTGATAAATGATTGCCCACAGCCTGTTACTTTTACTGTCCCATCTAATTCACCATCTCGTATTGTCTCTTGGACGGAACCCAGTGCAGTCGATGATTCAGGAGTGTCTATGCTCGTGACTCAGTCGCATTTTCCAGGACAGACATTTTTCATCGGAACAGCTCAAGTAGAATACATATTTTCTGACGCGTCTGGAAACACAGCAACATGTAGTTTTTCCATAGTTATTG TAGACGAAACTGTTGTCACACCTCCAGTAGATACAAGTTCACCAATTATCAATAGATGCCCAGAGTCTGTCACCTACAACGTGACATCTAATTCACCATTTCAAACTGTCTTTTGGGTGGAACCCAGTGCAGTCGATGATTCAGGAGTGACTATGCTCATTAGTCAATCTCGTTTTCCAGGAGCGGTGTTTTTTGTCGGCATAACACAAATAGAATACATATTTTCTGACCAAGCTGGAAACACAGCCAGCTGTATTTTTTCCGTAAACATTG TGGAAGAAGTGGTTGTCACACCTCCAGTTGATACAACACCACCAGTAGTAACTGGATGCCCAGATACTGTCTCCTATAGCGTGTCTTCTGATTCTCCAGTACGCACTGTATCTTGGATAGAACCCAATTCGGTCGATGACTCGGGAGTTAGTATGCTCGTAGCTCAATCCCACTTTCCAGGATATGTGTTTGCTGTCGGGATAACACAAGTAGCATACTTATTTTCCGACCCATCCGGGAATACAGCCACGTGTAGCTTCTTTGTGATCATTG ATGAAGAAGCAGATGTTGTACCTCCTGTGGTCTTATACTGCCCCGGTCCGATTAGACGAACACTAGCAGAAGGAAGCACATCACTGAGTGTAAATTGGATCGAGCCGTCAGCTACTGATAACTCAGGGATAGCACCAACAATATACATGACGCATTCGTCAGGGGGTGACTTCACTATCGGTTCCACTCAAGTAGTTTACACTTTCACAGACCAAGCAGGCAATTCAGCAACGTGCAGGTTCACTGTAGAAATTG CTAGAATATCAGGCGGAGACAATACTCCGCCGGAGATCCTAAACTGTCCCAGCGGATACTCTATTGTTGTACCTCCTGGTATCAACCAGATACATATGTGGTGGGTTGAACCGACAGCTTCTGATCCGAGCGGACCGGTAATCATCAGGCAGACACATCGACCACTAGACATATTCCGTACTGGGATCACAACGGTAGTTTACACGTTTACCGATTCTTTTGGTAACATGGCTACGTGCTCTTTTGATATAAATATTCTAG GTGATTCTCCTGACGATGTTCCACCAGTGATAACCggatgtcctgatgatatcaggATAACGACCCTCCCGGGTGACAATACCGTTACTGTACGTTGGAATGAGCCAACGTCACGTGATGATTCAGGAGTGGTGCCATCGTTAGGTAGATCTCATGCCCCTGGTTCATCATTCAGCATTGGATCAACTACTGTGACGTACACATTTACAGATGGTGCTGGGAATCGAGCTACGTGCCTCTTTGACGTCATTGTCACTG ATGGTTTGCAAGTTGACACCACGCCACCAGTCATCTTATTTTGTCCTGACGATATCACTCATTTAATTCCATTGGGAACTCAAGGTACAACAGCATCATGGTCTGAACCGCAAGTCATAGATGACTCTGGCATGGCACCGACTGTACGGGCCTCGTACCAATCTGGAGATTTCTTTGAGGTTGGAACTACACGAGTCGTATATACTTTCACCGATGCATTCCAAAATGTAAATGAGTGTGTTTTCACTGTCAATATTATCGAAT CTCCGTGCATGCCAAACCCCTGCGAATTTGGAGGAGTCTGCGCTACGGGTGCCTCCACTGCACAATCATCCTTCACCTGTACCTGTCCATCTGGTCTTACAGGTGACACCTGTAACTCCTGTGACTCAAATCCTTGTCTTAATGGTGGAATATGTACAGCAAGTAATAGCGGATACACATGCACATGCGCAAATGGTTTTAGCGGTGTTCAGTGTCAGAATGACGCATGCGATCCTTCACCGTGTGTGAATAGCGGTACATGCCTACGTGTGTTTGGGACACCAGGGTATCAGTGTATGTGCATCGGTGGCTTTACTGGATCACGTTGCGAACAAG TTGTTTCAGGTTGCAGTTCTTCTCCCTGCATGAATGAAGGTACATGTTACACTGGGGACAGAGGGTCTTATATCTGCCAATGTACGCAAGGGTTTACTGGATCACACTGTGAAACTGCTATAG ATATCACCCCGGATCATCCATGTTCTGATATGCCGTGCTCGGATACCTCCATTTGTCTCTTCGATGACACTCGACATGCTTGTCTACCAA ATGTCCTCTTCGAAAACTACTGTCCCTGTCTTAACGATGGGACATGCATGGAAGATACAGAAGGTCTTGGTATATACTGTAGCTGTCCTAACGGTTACCATGGAATTATTTGTGAACAAG TTGTCTCAGGTTGCAGTTCTTCTCCCTGCATGAATGAAGGTACGTGTTACAATGGGGACGGAGGGACTTATTTCTGCCTATGTACAGAAGGGTTTACTGGATCATACTGTGAAACTACTACAA aTATATCCCCAGACATTGAAGGATGTCCACAAAATATAACAGTCGACTTGGGTCTTGGTCCAAACAGAAGAGTAAGCTGGCAAGAACCAGTCGGGATTGACAGCCAGGGAAGAACTATTATTGCCACAAGAACGAATACTTCAGGGTCTACCTTTCCTATCGGGGAAACTATAGTTGAGTATGTGTTTACAGATGACAGTGGAAACACAGCCAATTGCATATTTCTGATTACTGTTGCTG ATACGACATCTCCTGAAGTCAATAACTGCCCAGCAAATCTAGTGCAAACTTTAACTTCAGGCAGTTCCACCGTACAAGTAATCTGGACACCACCGACGTCAAGAGACAACTCGAACCTTCCCGTTGATATTACTCAAAGCCACGATTCCGGATCGTCATTCGCAGTTGGTGTCACAACGGTTACCTACACCTTCACTGATGTCGCTGACAATGAGGCTGTTTGCGAGTTCAATGTGACTGTAACTGAAT CACAAGATATCACCCCGGATCATCCGTGTTCTGATATGCCGTGCTCGGATACCTCCATATGTCTCTTCGATGACACTCGACATGCTTGTCTGCCAA ATGTTCTCTTCGCAAACCACTGTCCCTGTCTTAACGAAGGGACATGCATGGAAGATACCGAAGGTCTTGGTATATACTGTAGCTGTCCTGGTGGTTACTATGGAATTATTTGTGAACAAG
- the LOC140145133 gene encoding hyalin-like isoform X4, with product MDSSENITVLISGTPEKVFVFPADSLGVGEYLIQHEVLPLLTFRLINWTVSSFYVNVTIKSTESSNGDVWEDSTEVEVKSCTMPQVDTRPPVINDCPQPVTFTVPSNSPSRIVSWTEPSAVDDSGVSMLVTQSHFPGQTFFIGTAQVEYIFSDASGNTATCSFSIVIVEEVVVTPPVDTTPPVVTGCPDTVSYSVSSDSPVRTVSWIEPNSVDDSGVSMLVAQSHFPGYVFAVGITQVAYLFSDPSGNTATCSFFVIIDEEADVVPPVVLYCPGPIRRTLAEGSTSLSVNWIEPSATDNSGIAPTIYMTHSSGGDFTIGSTQVVYTFTDQAGNSATCRFTVEIARISGGDNTPPEILNCPSGYSIVVPPGINQIHMWWVEPTASDPSGPVIIRQTHRPLDIFRTGITTVVYTFTDSFGNMATCSFDINILGDSPDDVPPVITGCPDDIRITTLPGDNTVTVRWNEPTSRDDSGVVPSLGRSHAPGSSFSIGSTTVTYTFTDGAGNRATCLFDVIVTDGLQVDTTPPVILFCPDDITHLIPLGTQGTTASWSEPQVIDDSGMAPTVRASYQSGDFFEVGTTRVVYTFTDAFQNVNECVFTVNIIESPCMPNPCEFGGVCATGASTAQSSFTCTCPSGLTGDTCNSCDSNPCLNGGICTASNSGYTCTCANGFSGVQCQNDACDPSPCVNSGTCLRVFGTPGYQCMCIGGFTGSRCEQVVSGCSSSPCMNEGTCYTGDRGSYICQCTQGFTGSHCETAIDITPDHPCSDMPCSDTSICLFDDTRHACLPNVLFENYCPCLNDGTCMEDTEGLGIYCSCPNGYHGIICEQVVSGCSSSPCMNEGTCYNGDGGTYFCLCTEGFTGSYCETTTNISPDIEGCPQNITVDLGLGPNRRVSWQEPVGIDSQGRTIIATRTNTSGSTFPIGETIVEYVFTDDSGNTANCIFLITVADTTSPEVNNCPANLVQTLTSGSSTVQVIWTPPTSRDNSNLPVDITQSHDSGSSFAVGVTTVTYTFTDVADNEAVCEFNVTVTESQDITPDHPCSDMPCSDTSICLFDDTRHACLPNVLFANHCPCLNEGTCMEDTEGLGIYCSCPGGYYGIICEQDGGVDSTP from the exons ATGGACAGTTCCGAGAACATAACTGTACTGATATCAGGTACGCCGGAGAAAGTATTTGTATTTCCAGCTGATTCTCTTGGCGTCGGAGAGTATTTGATACAACACGAGGTTTTGCCTTTGCTTACATTCCGGCTAATAAATTGGACTGTGTCGTCATTTTATGTCAATGTTACAATCAAAAGTACAGAATCTTCTAATGGAGATGTTTGGGAAGATTCAACGGAAGTTGAAGTTAAAAGCTGCACGATGCCGCAAG TTGATACGAGGCCACCAGTGATAAATGATTGCCCACAGCCTGTTACTTTTACTGTCCCATCTAATTCACCATCTCGTATTGTCTCTTGGACGGAACCCAGTGCAGTCGATGATTCAGGAGTGTCTATGCTCGTGACTCAGTCGCATTTTCCAGGACAGACATTTTTCATCGGAACAGCTCAAGTAGAATACATATTTTCTGACGCGTCTGGAAACACAGCAACATGTAGTTTTTCCATAGTTATTG TGGAAGAAGTGGTTGTCACACCTCCAGTTGATACAACACCACCAGTAGTAACTGGATGCCCAGATACTGTCTCCTATAGCGTGTCTTCTGATTCTCCAGTACGCACTGTATCTTGGATAGAACCCAATTCGGTCGATGACTCGGGAGTTAGTATGCTCGTAGCTCAATCCCACTTTCCAGGATATGTGTTTGCTGTCGGGATAACACAAGTAGCATACTTATTTTCCGACCCATCCGGGAATACAGCCACGTGTAGCTTCTTTGTGATCATTG ATGAAGAAGCAGATGTTGTACCTCCTGTGGTCTTATACTGCCCCGGTCCGATTAGACGAACACTAGCAGAAGGAAGCACATCACTGAGTGTAAATTGGATCGAGCCGTCAGCTACTGATAACTCAGGGATAGCACCAACAATATACATGACGCATTCGTCAGGGGGTGACTTCACTATCGGTTCCACTCAAGTAGTTTACACTTTCACAGACCAAGCAGGCAATTCAGCAACGTGCAGGTTCACTGTAGAAATTG CTAGAATATCAGGCGGAGACAATACTCCGCCGGAGATCCTAAACTGTCCCAGCGGATACTCTATTGTTGTACCTCCTGGTATCAACCAGATACATATGTGGTGGGTTGAACCGACAGCTTCTGATCCGAGCGGACCGGTAATCATCAGGCAGACACATCGACCACTAGACATATTCCGTACTGGGATCACAACGGTAGTTTACACGTTTACCGATTCTTTTGGTAACATGGCTACGTGCTCTTTTGATATAAATATTCTAG GTGATTCTCCTGACGATGTTCCACCAGTGATAACCggatgtcctgatgatatcaggATAACGACCCTCCCGGGTGACAATACCGTTACTGTACGTTGGAATGAGCCAACGTCACGTGATGATTCAGGAGTGGTGCCATCGTTAGGTAGATCTCATGCCCCTGGTTCATCATTCAGCATTGGATCAACTACTGTGACGTACACATTTACAGATGGTGCTGGGAATCGAGCTACGTGCCTCTTTGACGTCATTGTCACTG ATGGTTTGCAAGTTGACACCACGCCACCAGTCATCTTATTTTGTCCTGACGATATCACTCATTTAATTCCATTGGGAACTCAAGGTACAACAGCATCATGGTCTGAACCGCAAGTCATAGATGACTCTGGCATGGCACCGACTGTACGGGCCTCGTACCAATCTGGAGATTTCTTTGAGGTTGGAACTACACGAGTCGTATATACTTTCACCGATGCATTCCAAAATGTAAATGAGTGTGTTTTCACTGTCAATATTATCGAAT CTCCGTGCATGCCAAACCCCTGCGAATTTGGAGGAGTCTGCGCTACGGGTGCCTCCACTGCACAATCATCCTTCACCTGTACCTGTCCATCTGGTCTTACAGGTGACACCTGTAACTCCTGTGACTCAAATCCTTGTCTTAATGGTGGAATATGTACAGCAAGTAATAGCGGATACACATGCACATGCGCAAATGGTTTTAGCGGTGTTCAGTGTCAGAATGACGCATGCGATCCTTCACCGTGTGTGAATAGCGGTACATGCCTACGTGTGTTTGGGACACCAGGGTATCAGTGTATGTGCATCGGTGGCTTTACTGGATCACGTTGCGAACAAG TTGTTTCAGGTTGCAGTTCTTCTCCCTGCATGAATGAAGGTACATGTTACACTGGGGACAGAGGGTCTTATATCTGCCAATGTACGCAAGGGTTTACTGGATCACACTGTGAAACTGCTATAG ATATCACCCCGGATCATCCATGTTCTGATATGCCGTGCTCGGATACCTCCATTTGTCTCTTCGATGACACTCGACATGCTTGTCTACCAA ATGTCCTCTTCGAAAACTACTGTCCCTGTCTTAACGATGGGACATGCATGGAAGATACAGAAGGTCTTGGTATATACTGTAGCTGTCCTAACGGTTACCATGGAATTATTTGTGAACAAG TTGTCTCAGGTTGCAGTTCTTCTCCCTGCATGAATGAAGGTACGTGTTACAATGGGGACGGAGGGACTTATTTCTGCCTATGTACAGAAGGGTTTACTGGATCATACTGTGAAACTACTACAA aTATATCCCCAGACATTGAAGGATGTCCACAAAATATAACAGTCGACTTGGGTCTTGGTCCAAACAGAAGAGTAAGCTGGCAAGAACCAGTCGGGATTGACAGCCAGGGAAGAACTATTATTGCCACAAGAACGAATACTTCAGGGTCTACCTTTCCTATCGGGGAAACTATAGTTGAGTATGTGTTTACAGATGACAGTGGAAACACAGCCAATTGCATATTTCTGATTACTGTTGCTG ATACGACATCTCCTGAAGTCAATAACTGCCCAGCAAATCTAGTGCAAACTTTAACTTCAGGCAGTTCCACCGTACAAGTAATCTGGACACCACCGACGTCAAGAGACAACTCGAACCTTCCCGTTGATATTACTCAAAGCCACGATTCCGGATCGTCATTCGCAGTTGGTGTCACAACGGTTACCTACACCTTCACTGATGTCGCTGACAATGAGGCTGTTTGCGAGTTCAATGTGACTGTAACTGAAT CACAAGATATCACCCCGGATCATCCGTGTTCTGATATGCCGTGCTCGGATACCTCCATATGTCTCTTCGATGACACTCGACATGCTTGTCTGCCAA ATGTTCTCTTCGCAAACCACTGTCCCTGTCTTAACGAAGGGACATGCATGGAAGATACCGAAGGTCTTGGTATATACTGTAGCTGTCCTGGTGGTTACTATGGAATTATTTGTGAACAAG
- the LOC140145133 gene encoding hyalin-like isoform X2, translated as MDSSENITVLISGTPEKVFVFPADSLGVGEYLIQHEVLPLLTFRLINWTVSSFYVNVTIKSTESSNGDVWEDSTEVEVKSCTMPQVDTRPPVINDCPQPVTFTVPSNSPSRIVSWTEPSAVDDSGVSMLVTQSHFPGQTFFIGTAQVEYIFSDASGNTATCSFSIVIVDETVVTPPVDTSSPIINRCPESVTYNVTSNSPFQTVFWVEPSAVDDSGVTMLISQSRFPGAVFFVGITQIEYIFSDQAGNTASCIFSVNIVEEVVVTPPVDTTPPVVTGCPDTVSYSVSSDSPVRTVSWIEPNSVDDSGVSMLVAQSHFPGYVFAVGITQVAYLFSDPSGNTATCSFFVIIDEEADVVPPVVLYCPGPIRRTLAEGSTSLSVNWIEPSATDNSGIAPTIYMTHSSGGDFTIGSTQVVYTFTDQAGNSATCRFTVEIARISGGDNTPPEILNCPSGYSIVVPPGINQIHMWWVEPTASDPSGPVIIRQTHRPLDIFRTGITTVVYTFTDSFGNMATCSFDINILGDSPDDVPPVITGCPDDIRITTLPGDNTVTVRWNEPTSRDDSGVVPSLGRSHAPGSSFSIGSTTVTYTFTDGAGNRATCLFDVIVTDGLQVDTTPPVILFCPDDITHLIPLGTQGTTASWSEPQVIDDSGMAPTVRASYQSGDFFEVGTTRVVYTFTDAFQNVNECVFTVNIIESPCMPNPCEFGGVCATGASTAQSSFTCTCPSGLTGDTCNSCDSNPCLNGGICTASNSGYTCTCANGFSGVQCQNDACDPSPCVNSGTCLRVFGTPGYQCMCIGGFTGSRCEQDITPDHPCSDMPCSDTSICLFDDTRHACLPNVLFENYCPCLNDGTCMEDTEGLGIYCSCPNGYHGIICEQVVSGCSSSPCMNEGTCYNGDGGTYFCLCTEGFTGSYCETTTNISPDIEGCPQNITVDLGLGPNRRVSWQEPVGIDSQGRTIIATRTNTSGSTFPIGETIVEYVFTDDSGNTANCIFLITVADTTSPEVNNCPANLVQTLTSGSSTVQVIWTPPTSRDNSNLPVDITQSHDSGSSFAVGVTTVTYTFTDVADNEAVCEFNVTVTESQDITPDHPCSDMPCSDTSICLFDDTRHACLPNVLFANHCPCLNEGTCMEDTEGLGIYCSCPGGYYGIICEQDGGVDSTP; from the exons ATGGACAGTTCCGAGAACATAACTGTACTGATATCAGGTACGCCGGAGAAAGTATTTGTATTTCCAGCTGATTCTCTTGGCGTCGGAGAGTATTTGATACAACACGAGGTTTTGCCTTTGCTTACATTCCGGCTAATAAATTGGACTGTGTCGTCATTTTATGTCAATGTTACAATCAAAAGTACAGAATCTTCTAATGGAGATGTTTGGGAAGATTCAACGGAAGTTGAAGTTAAAAGCTGCACGATGCCGCAAG TTGATACGAGGCCACCAGTGATAAATGATTGCCCACAGCCTGTTACTTTTACTGTCCCATCTAATTCACCATCTCGTATTGTCTCTTGGACGGAACCCAGTGCAGTCGATGATTCAGGAGTGTCTATGCTCGTGACTCAGTCGCATTTTCCAGGACAGACATTTTTCATCGGAACAGCTCAAGTAGAATACATATTTTCTGACGCGTCTGGAAACACAGCAACATGTAGTTTTTCCATAGTTATTG TAGACGAAACTGTTGTCACACCTCCAGTAGATACAAGTTCACCAATTATCAATAGATGCCCAGAGTCTGTCACCTACAACGTGACATCTAATTCACCATTTCAAACTGTCTTTTGGGTGGAACCCAGTGCAGTCGATGATTCAGGAGTGACTATGCTCATTAGTCAATCTCGTTTTCCAGGAGCGGTGTTTTTTGTCGGCATAACACAAATAGAATACATATTTTCTGACCAAGCTGGAAACACAGCCAGCTGTATTTTTTCCGTAAACATTG TGGAAGAAGTGGTTGTCACACCTCCAGTTGATACAACACCACCAGTAGTAACTGGATGCCCAGATACTGTCTCCTATAGCGTGTCTTCTGATTCTCCAGTACGCACTGTATCTTGGATAGAACCCAATTCGGTCGATGACTCGGGAGTTAGTATGCTCGTAGCTCAATCCCACTTTCCAGGATATGTGTTTGCTGTCGGGATAACACAAGTAGCATACTTATTTTCCGACCCATCCGGGAATACAGCCACGTGTAGCTTCTTTGTGATCATTG ATGAAGAAGCAGATGTTGTACCTCCTGTGGTCTTATACTGCCCCGGTCCGATTAGACGAACACTAGCAGAAGGAAGCACATCACTGAGTGTAAATTGGATCGAGCCGTCAGCTACTGATAACTCAGGGATAGCACCAACAATATACATGACGCATTCGTCAGGGGGTGACTTCACTATCGGTTCCACTCAAGTAGTTTACACTTTCACAGACCAAGCAGGCAATTCAGCAACGTGCAGGTTCACTGTAGAAATTG CTAGAATATCAGGCGGAGACAATACTCCGCCGGAGATCCTAAACTGTCCCAGCGGATACTCTATTGTTGTACCTCCTGGTATCAACCAGATACATATGTGGTGGGTTGAACCGACAGCTTCTGATCCGAGCGGACCGGTAATCATCAGGCAGACACATCGACCACTAGACATATTCCGTACTGGGATCACAACGGTAGTTTACACGTTTACCGATTCTTTTGGTAACATGGCTACGTGCTCTTTTGATATAAATATTCTAG GTGATTCTCCTGACGATGTTCCACCAGTGATAACCggatgtcctgatgatatcaggATAACGACCCTCCCGGGTGACAATACCGTTACTGTACGTTGGAATGAGCCAACGTCACGTGATGATTCAGGAGTGGTGCCATCGTTAGGTAGATCTCATGCCCCTGGTTCATCATTCAGCATTGGATCAACTACTGTGACGTACACATTTACAGATGGTGCTGGGAATCGAGCTACGTGCCTCTTTGACGTCATTGTCACTG ATGGTTTGCAAGTTGACACCACGCCACCAGTCATCTTATTTTGTCCTGACGATATCACTCATTTAATTCCATTGGGAACTCAAGGTACAACAGCATCATGGTCTGAACCGCAAGTCATAGATGACTCTGGCATGGCACCGACTGTACGGGCCTCGTACCAATCTGGAGATTTCTTTGAGGTTGGAACTACACGAGTCGTATATACTTTCACCGATGCATTCCAAAATGTAAATGAGTGTGTTTTCACTGTCAATATTATCGAAT CTCCGTGCATGCCAAACCCCTGCGAATTTGGAGGAGTCTGCGCTACGGGTGCCTCCACTGCACAATCATCCTTCACCTGTACCTGTCCATCTGGTCTTACAGGTGACACCTGTAACTCCTGTGACTCAAATCCTTGTCTTAATGGTGGAATATGTACAGCAAGTAATAGCGGATACACATGCACATGCGCAAATGGTTTTAGCGGTGTTCAGTGTCAGAATGACGCATGCGATCCTTCACCGTGTGTGAATAGCGGTACATGCCTACGTGTGTTTGGGACACCAGGGTATCAGTGTATGTGCATCGGTGGCTTTACTGGATCACGTTGCGAACAAG ATATCACCCCGGATCATCCATGTTCTGATATGCCGTGCTCGGATACCTCCATTTGTCTCTTCGATGACACTCGACATGCTTGTCTACCAA ATGTCCTCTTCGAAAACTACTGTCCCTGTCTTAACGATGGGACATGCATGGAAGATACAGAAGGTCTTGGTATATACTGTAGCTGTCCTAACGGTTACCATGGAATTATTTGTGAACAAG TTGTCTCAGGTTGCAGTTCTTCTCCCTGCATGAATGAAGGTACGTGTTACAATGGGGACGGAGGGACTTATTTCTGCCTATGTACAGAAGGGTTTACTGGATCATACTGTGAAACTACTACAA aTATATCCCCAGACATTGAAGGATGTCCACAAAATATAACAGTCGACTTGGGTCTTGGTCCAAACAGAAGAGTAAGCTGGCAAGAACCAGTCGGGATTGACAGCCAGGGAAGAACTATTATTGCCACAAGAACGAATACTTCAGGGTCTACCTTTCCTATCGGGGAAACTATAGTTGAGTATGTGTTTACAGATGACAGTGGAAACACAGCCAATTGCATATTTCTGATTACTGTTGCTG ATACGACATCTCCTGAAGTCAATAACTGCCCAGCAAATCTAGTGCAAACTTTAACTTCAGGCAGTTCCACCGTACAAGTAATCTGGACACCACCGACGTCAAGAGACAACTCGAACCTTCCCGTTGATATTACTCAAAGCCACGATTCCGGATCGTCATTCGCAGTTGGTGTCACAACGGTTACCTACACCTTCACTGATGTCGCTGACAATGAGGCTGTTTGCGAGTTCAATGTGACTGTAACTGAAT CACAAGATATCACCCCGGATCATCCGTGTTCTGATATGCCGTGCTCGGATACCTCCATATGTCTCTTCGATGACACTCGACATGCTTGTCTGCCAA ATGTTCTCTTCGCAAACCACTGTCCCTGTCTTAACGAAGGGACATGCATGGAAGATACCGAAGGTCTTGGTATATACTGTAGCTGTCCTGGTGGTTACTATGGAATTATTTGTGAACAAG